In one window of Candidatus Scalindua sp. DNA:
- a CDS encoding glycosyltransferase family 4 protein — protein MRICLDARGNHFGGVLTYTDSLLKEFSNINTKHNFIILLDEYQVENSLFETRNMEKIVVPDMGPMKMALWNNLALPKLLRKKKVDVYHGLKHFPLFGGGAKVIFSLHSGSWWLYPSLFKKKELFFWRIYYYLGAKRSDLVIAVSESDKKIFMKYQRLGSDKIKVTHLAADERFKKVIDPKMLQQVKEKYKLPDKYILFVGVIYPFKNIETVISAFSSAKKKGNLPHKLLIVGSESRAYGSKYRHQLEDLSRNEKVDKDIIWTGSVYDALPEFYTMADLFLFPSIYESFGMPSLEAMSCGTPVIVSNSGGLPEVVGSAALINDCKDVGGISLSILKILQSDKLREEMIEKGYKQASSFSSKKCAAETFSEYEQLFGT, from the coding sequence ATGAGAATATGTCTAGATGCAAGAGGGAATCATTTTGGAGGAGTACTTACATATACGGACTCTTTACTTAAAGAGTTTTCAAATATAAACACGAAACATAATTTTATAATTTTGCTTGATGAGTATCAGGTTGAAAACTCCCTTTTTGAAACTAGGAATATGGAAAAAATAGTGGTTCCGGATATGGGGCCCATGAAGATGGCTTTATGGAATAACTTGGCGTTACCAAAACTGTTGAGGAAAAAGAAGGTAGATGTCTATCATGGCCTTAAACATTTTCCGTTATTTGGTGGTGGAGCTAAGGTGATTTTTTCTCTTCATTCCGGTAGTTGGTGGCTTTATCCATCATTATTTAAGAAGAAAGAACTTTTTTTCTGGCGGATTTACTATTATTTGGGAGCAAAGAGATCTGACCTCGTTATAGCTGTTTCCGAATCAGACAAAAAAATATTCATGAAATACCAGAGGCTTGGCTCTGATAAAATCAAGGTGACTCACCTGGCTGCTGATGAAAGATTCAAAAAGGTGATTGATCCTAAGATGTTACAACAAGTTAAGGAAAAATACAAGCTTCCGGATAAATATATATTATTTGTTGGGGTCATATATCCTTTTAAAAATATTGAGACCGTTATTTCAGCCTTCAGTTCAGCAAAGAAAAAAGGAAACTTGCCCCATAAGCTTCTAATAGTCGGAAGTGAAAGCAGGGCATATGGGAGTAAGTATCGTCATCAGTTAGAAGATTTATCCAGGAATGAAAAAGTTGACAAAGATATAATCTGGACAGGGTCTGTATACGATGCGTTACCGGAATTTTATACAATGGCTGATCTATTCCTTTTTCCTTCTATTTATGAGTCTTTTGGTATGCCATCACTTGAAGCTATGTCATGCGGAACTCCGGTTATCGTATCTAACTCAGGTGGCCTGCCTGAGGTAGTCGGAAGTGCGGCTTTAATCAATGATTGTAAAGATGTAGGAGGGATATCTTTATCAATTCTTAAAATTTTACAGTCAGACAAACTGCGTGAAGAAATGATAGAAAAAGGATATAAACAGGCTTCTTCTTTTTCCAGTAAAAAATGTGCTGCTGAAACGTTTTCAGAATATGAACAACTCTTTGGCACATAG
- a CDS encoding glycosyltransferase family 4 protein codes for MLNYEFPPMGGGAGSATYNIAKELVKMGHSVDVLTSKIENQKAKEVLDGINVFRVFSWRNSIHDCGLKGAYSYLFFAALKIRKLCKKNRYDVLHYFFSLPTGLLSLLPGIHRKIPYIVSLRGSDVPYYDTYSRKVHVFHMILKPVNKYIWKRAKKIVALSWGLKLTAQRTAPELHMEVIPNGVETDIFKPIDQEKYNSKNLNLITVSRLINRKGINHILEALSKLNDKKITLMVVGIGNYEKNLKDLCKKLMLNDVVTFHGYHPREKLSELYNKADVFILPSLAESFGLVFAEAMACRLPIIGGRTGGVPDLVKEENGILVEPGNIKEIQNAILEMRDNIGKRLLMGEANRKRVLNHYSWKYVAKRYFDIYQDTLNIDTMLHSSK; via the coding sequence ATGTTAAATTATGAATTTCCCCCAATGGGAGGGGGGGCAGGAAGTGCTACTTATAACATTGCAAAAGAACTTGTTAAGATGGGACATAGTGTTGACGTGCTAACTTCGAAGATAGAGAATCAAAAAGCCAAAGAAGTACTTGACGGAATTAATGTTTTTCGAGTTTTTAGCTGGAGAAACAGCATTCATGATTGTGGGTTAAAGGGTGCTTATTCTTATCTGTTTTTTGCCGCACTTAAAATAAGAAAACTATGCAAAAAAAATAGATATGATGTCCTACATTATTTTTTTAGTCTTCCAACAGGGCTCTTATCGCTTTTACCTGGAATACATAGGAAAATTCCTTATATAGTGTCTCTTAGAGGTTCTGATGTTCCTTATTATGATACATACAGTAGAAAGGTACATGTTTTTCACATGATTTTAAAACCTGTTAACAAATATATTTGGAAAAGAGCAAAAAAGATTGTTGCCCTAAGCTGGGGTCTGAAACTAACAGCACAAAGAACCGCGCCTGAATTACATATGGAAGTTATTCCAAATGGAGTTGAGACTGATATATTTAAGCCAATTGATCAGGAAAAATACAACAGTAAGAATCTCAATTTGATAACTGTTTCACGGTTAATCAATCGAAAAGGAATTAATCATATTTTAGAAGCCTTATCCAAGTTAAATGATAAAAAAATAACGCTTATGGTTGTTGGTATAGGAAATTATGAAAAAAACCTAAAAGATTTGTGCAAAAAACTTATGTTGAATGATGTCGTTACTTTTCACGGATATCACCCGAGAGAAAAGTTGTCGGAACTGTACAATAAAGCCGATGTCTTTATTTTGCCGTCTTTGGCTGAATCGTTTGGTTTAGTGTTTGCGGAGGCAATGGCTTGCAGATTACCTATTATAGGGGGCAGAACAGGTGGAGTTCCAGATTTAGTAAAGGAAGAAAATGGTATTCTTGTTGAACCTGGTAATATTAAGGAAATTCAAAATGCTATTCTAGAAATGCGAGATAACATAGGGAAGAGATTGCTTATGGGGGAGGCTAATAGAAAAAGAGTTCTTAATCATTATAGTTGGAAATACGTTGCCAAAAGATATTTTGATATATATCAAGACACATTAAACATTGATACAATGCTGCATAGTTCAAAATAA